From Portunus trituberculatus isolate SZX2019 chromosome 37, ASM1759143v1, whole genome shotgun sequence, one genomic window encodes:
- the LOC123513994 gene encoding rRNA N6-adenosine-methyltransferase METTL5-like, which yields MIRLKELESWLQDLQDFESPKVALEQYQTPPHIAAHIAHTIQASFGDLEGKLVADLGCGCGMLTVAAAIMGATSVVGFDIDSDALKICKENLEDLEITAAELVQAEVRQLAVSHSRFTKLFDTVLLNPPFGTKCNQGADLEFVQVALELSHGPVYSLHKTSTRAHIIKTASRWGVNVQVLAKLRYDLPNTYKFHKKKSVDIEVDFIKFTVKDV from the exons ATGATTAGGCTAAAGGAGCTTGAGTCATGGTTGCAGGACCTTCAAGACTTTGAAAGCCCCAAGGTGGCACTGGAGCAATACCAGACACCACCTCACATTGCTGCTCACATTGCTCACACCATCCAGGCATCATTTGGTGACTTGGAGGGAAAGTTGGTAGCAGACTTAGGATGTGGATGTGGTATGCTGACAGTTGCTGCTGCCATCATGGGTGCTACTTCTGTTGTGGG CTTTGACATTGACAGTGATGCCTTAAAGATCTGTAAAGAAAACCTGGAAGACCTAGAGATTACTGCTGCTGAGTTGGTTCAAGCTGAGGTGCGACAGCTGGCTGTCTCACACTCTCGCTTCACCAAGCTCTTTGACACAGTACTACTCAATCCACCTTTTGGTACAAAATGTAACCAAGGAGCTGATCTTGAGTTTGTGCAAGTGGCTCTAGAGCTGTCACATGGACCAGTGTACAGTCTTCACAAGACCTCCACTCGGGCACACATCATTAAAACAGCAAGCCGCTGGGGAGTGAATGTCCAGGTGTTGGCTAAGCTGCGCTATGATCTCCCCAACACTTACAAGTTCCACAAAAAGAAGTCTGTGGATATTGAAGTGGACTTTATCAAATTTACTGTTAA AGACGTGTGA